DNA sequence from the Nitrospirota bacterium genome:
AAGATACCCCTTCAGTCCCTGATGTTTTATTCCGTAATAGTGAACCGACATAAAGGAGATAAAGGCCAGGGCTGAGGCGGTTGACAAGTCCCTCGTGGGGTTATGGAGTCCGGGGATAAGACCTACAAGATTCAATGATGCTATAAATAACCACATTCCCCCTATCAGGGGAACGAATTCCCAGGGGTCCCTCTGCAATACATCCCTGATGGTGTCGGAGATTGCCTGATAGACGGCCTCAAGTACAAGCTGTCTCTTTCCTGGATTCCATACGGTGAGCCCCCTGGTCAGGAAATAACCTGACAAGGCAAGTGCAAGCATTACAACCCAGGTGGTCACCACCACCTCTGTAATCTCCACAGGGCCAACGCTGAAGAGAACTTCTGAAAATATATCGAATTTCACCTCTCCGGCACCCCTCTTAACCTGAAAAACCTCCTTCTGAATATATACAGGTAGAGTGGCCGGCCGATCAACACACCGAGAAGCAAAAAAAGGGGACTATTCCCTCCTGCCTTAGCTGCAAATAACATGACCGCAGCAAGCATAAGATACCGTGTCCAGAAATTATAAAAGACTGAATGCCTTTTCCCGCTGCCGGCCCTGCTTACCTGCTGCCAGAGATGCTCGTGGTAAAGGAGACCTGAAACAATGCCCAGGGACATGAACGCAAAGGTTTCCATACAAATAATTATATCATCTTTTATTCCTTATTGATATAAACCGGACATTTCTATTTTGGCTTGACAGACTATATCGGAACATTGACAAAAGCTCAGTGGAC
Encoded proteins:
- a CDS encoding F0F1 ATP synthase subunit A, with the translated sequence MKFDIFSEVLFSVGPVEITEVVVTTWVVMLALALSGYFLTRGLTVWNPGKRQLVLEAVYQAISDTIRDVLQRDPWEFVPLIGGMWLFIASLNLVGLIPGLHNPTRDLSTASALAFISFMSVHYYGIKHQGLKGYLQHYTRPVFILLPFNVFGELSRSLAMAVRLFGNMLSWEMIVAILLLLVGFLVPVPLILLSIVGDVIQAYLFGALTLVFIAGSIKATKI
- a CDS encoding ATP synthase subunit I → METFAFMSLGIVSGLLYHEHLWQQVSRAGSGKRHSVFYNFWTRYLMLAAVMLFAAKAGGNSPLFLLLGVLIGRPLYLYIFRRRFFRLRGVPER